One stretch of Prunus persica cultivar Lovell chromosome G1, Prunus_persica_NCBIv2, whole genome shotgun sequence DNA includes these proteins:
- the LOC18789907 gene encoding dr1-associated corepressor, with protein sequence MAEEQNAAREEENAEQREENAEQAEENAEQEEENAEQADENAEQEEDDAEQEEDNSEKAVENAAVKEKAKVAQEEENAEPIRSENSQIRPEFPNTRVKRIMKLDRGINKVNSEALLLVSCSAQLFLEFLAERSAEVATEKKRKIVKLEHMRVAVKRHRPTSDFLLDELPVPSQPSDHQPTDRSSSRTVSHAPAPARRDRSRSRAVSYKPAPAGTRRIDHFFRTKEIPIQTEQSLIETEEAPIETEEASIEIDEAPIETDEGPIETDEASIETDEASIETDEASIETDEAPIVTDEGPIETGEGPIETNES encoded by the coding sequence ATGGCAGAAGAGCAGAACGCAGCACGAGAAGAAGAGAACGCAGAGCAAAGAGAAGAGAACGCAGAGCAAGCAGAAGAGAACGCagagcaagaagaagagaacgCAGAGCAAGCAGATGAGAACGCAgagcaagaagaagacgacgcagaacaagaagaagataacTCAGAAAAAGCAGTAGAGAACGCAGCAGTGAAGGAAAAAGCGAAGGTAgcacaagaagaagagaacgCAGAACCGATCCGATCCGAAAATTCACAGATCCGACCCGAATTTCCGAATACTCGGGTGAAGAGGATAATGAAGCTGGACAGGGGCATCAACAAGGTAAATTCAGAAGCCTTACTCCTTGTATCGTGCTCCGCCCAGCTCTTCCTGGAGTTCCTGGCGGAGAGGTCGGCTGAGGTTGCGACGGAGAAGAAGCGCAAGATCGTGAAGCTCGAACACATGCGAGTCGCCGTCAAGAGGCATCGCCCGACCAGCGATTTCCTTTTGGATGAGCTCCCCGTGCCCTCTCAGCCGTCCGATCATCAGCCTACTGATCGAAGCAGCTCGCGCACCGTTTCCCATGCTCCAGCTCCGGCTAGACGAGATCGGAGCCGCTCTCGCGCCGTTTCCTATAAACCAGCTCCAGCTGGCACTCGCCGGATCGATCACTTCTTTCGGACAAAAGAAATCCCGATTCAGACCGAACAATCCCTAATTGAGACCGAGGAAGCCCCAATTGAGACCGAGGAAGCTTCAATTGAGATCGATGAAGCCCCCATTGAGACCGACGAAGGTCCAATTGAGACCGATGAAGCTTCAATAGAGACCGACGAAGCTTCAATAGAGACCGACGAAGCTTCAATAGAGACCGACGAAGCCCCAATTGTGACCGACGAAGGTCCAATTGAGACCGGTGAAGGGCCAATTGAGACCAACGAGTCCTAG
- the LOC18793577 gene encoding 65-kDa microtubule-associated protein 8 codes for MGSFQTPIGMRSSNLLETSCGYLLQELQMIWNEVGQDHFEREKVLLDLEQECLEVYRKKVDAANTSRARLHQELAEAEAEFTHLLLSLDERSLPGRPEKMAGTLKEQLDSITPALREMRLRKEERVNQFRTVQGQIQKISAEIAGQSESEYDDLSSDIMVNENDLSLKKLEEYQTELQRLRNEKNERLMRVEQYIDAVHKLSSILGTDSSMVITKVHPSLNDLCGITKNISNSILAKLNSTVESLDEEKQKRLDKLHHLGKALTNLWNLMDTPYKDRQSFSHVTGLLSLSSAEVSDPGSLTLNIIQQAEAEVRRLDHLKASKMKELFFKKQNELKEICNKSHMEIPLQSETDNLINLINSGEIDHADLLMSMDQQISRAKEEASSRMTIMEKVEKWMLARDEERWLEEYSRDENRYSVSRGAHKNLRRAERARVLVNKIPALVDLLIANTKSWEEERKKTFLYDEVPLLAMLEEYNVLRQEKEEDKQRQREMKKVQSQVAVEQENLFITRPSTSARRTSTRSVNGGFSNAIPLNRRLSLGLQQLGPNSINSGTQGISFIKEGKKARGQKMFARPGLVSHLRDETASVVSTFSGPQSP; via the exons ATGGGTTCATTTCAAACACCGATAGGAATGCGAAGCTCCAATCTTCTCGAAACTTCATGTGGATACCTGCTTCAAGAACTGCAG ATGATTTGGAATGAAGTTGGACAAGATCACTTTGAAAGGGAGAAGGTACTGCTGGACCTAGAACAGGAATGCCTAGAGGTTTATCGGAAGAAGGTTGACGCTGCAAATACATCCAGAGCTCGCCTGCACCAGGAGTTGGCAGAAGCTGAGGCTGAATTTACCCATCTTCTTTTGTCCCTTGATGAACGATCTCTCCCTGGACGG CCAGAAAAAATGGCGGGAACACTGAAAGAGCAGCTAGATTCAATCACGCCGGCTTTGAGGGAAATGAGATTgaggaaagaagaaagggTGAATCAGTTCCGAACTGTACAAGGGCAAATTCAGAAAATTTCTGCAGAAATAGCAGGTCAATCGGAATCAGAATATGATGACTTATCATCAGATATCATGGTGAATGAGAATGATCTATCCTTGAAGAAACTAGAGGAGTATCAGACAGAGCTACAAAGACTCCGCAACGAGAAG AATGAAAGGCTCATGAGGGTGGAACAATATATAGATGCAGTCCACAAATTGTCTTCAATATTAGGAACAGACTCCTCCATGGTCATCACCAAGGTTCATCCAAGCTTAAATGACTTATGTGGGATAACCAAAAACATAAGCAACAGTATTTTGGCTAAGCTTAACAGCACGGTGGAATCTctagatgaagaaaagcaaaaacgACTTGATAAG CTTCACCATCTTGGCAAAGCATTGACAAACTTATGGAATCTCATGGACACACCCTATAAAGATCGTCAATCGTTTTCCCATGTTACTGGCTTATTATCACTCTCATCAGCAGAAGTATCAGATCCAGGAAGCCTAACCCTAAACATAATCCAGCAG GCCGAAGCTGAAGTCAGGAGATTGGATCACTTAAAAGCAAGCAAGATGAAAGAACTATTTTTCAAGAAACAGAATGAGCTCAAGGAGATATGCAATAAATCACACATGGAGATTCCCTTGCAGTCAGAGACTGATAATCTAATTAACCTCATTAACTCTG GGGAGATTGACCATGCAGATCTTCTCATGAGCATGGATCAACAGATATCAAGAGCAAAAGAAGAAGCTTCTAGTAGAATGACTATCATGGAAAAGGTGGAAAAGTGGATGCTAGCACGTGATGAGGAGCGTTGGTTGGAAGAATACAGCAGA GACGAGAACCGGTACTCGGTCAGCAGAGGTGCACACAAGAACCTGAGACGTGCAGAACGCGCCCGAGTATTAGTCAACAAAATCCCAG CTTTGGTGGATTTGCTAATAGCAAACACTAAGAGTtgggaagaggaaagaaagaaaactttcTTGTATGATGAG GTACCTCTCCTAGCAATGTTGGAAGAGTATAATGTGCTAAGGCAGGAAAAGGAGGAGGATAAGCAAAGACAAAGG GAAATGAAGAAGGTCCAAAGCCAAGTAGCAGTTGAGCAAGAAAACTTGTTTATTACCAGGCCAAGCACCAGTGCAAGGCGAACTTCAACCAGAAGTGTGAATGGAGGTTTTAGCAATGCCATACCTCTAAACAGAAGGCTTTCCCTGGGCCTTCAGCAATTGGGACCAAACAGCATAAACTCAGGCACTCAAGGCATATCCTTTATAAAGGAAGGTAAGAAGGCACGGGGACAAAAGATGTTTGCTCGACCTGGCCTTGTTTCTCACCTCAGAGATGAAACAGCTTCAGTGGTATCAACATTTTCCGGCCCACAATCTCCCTGA
- the LOC18788350 gene encoding ELMO domain-containing protein A: MKCFLVDRVLLPADATCVCFKRKGNYQRICMNLTPLQEERMRRLKRRMKVYFDAARPDHQEALRALWYATYPGQELQGLISDQWKEMGWQGRDPSTDFRGAGFISLENLLFFAKTFSTSFQCLLKKQGGKPAAWEYPFAVAGVNITFMIMQMLDLEATKPRTFIRAVFLQMLLENEWSFDLLYCVAFMVMDKQWLERNATYMEFNDVLKSTRAQLERELLMDDVFRIEDMPSYSLLC, translated from the exons ATGAAATGCTTTCTAGTGGATCGTGTGCTACTGCCAG CTGATGCAACATGTGTTTGCTTCAAGCGAAAGGGAAATTATCAACGGATCTGCATGAACTTGACACCCCTTCAG GAAGAAAGAATGCGACGGTTGAAGCGCCGAATGAAGGTTTACTTTGATGCTGCTAGGCCAGATCACCAG GAAGCATTGAGAGCTCTTTGGTATGCTACGTATCCTGGTCAAGAGCTTCAAGGGTTGATATCGGATCAATGGAAAGAGATGGGATGGCAGGGAAGAGATCCATCTACTGATTTCAG AGGTGCTGGTTTCATTTCTTTGGAGAACCTGTTGTTCTTTGCAAAGACGTTTTCG ACATCTTTCCAGTGCCTATTGAAAAAGCAGGGAGGAAAGCCGGCCGCTTGGGAATATCCGTTTGCTGTTGCTGGTGTAAATATCACATTCATGATCATGCAAATGCTTGACCTTGAAGCCA CAAAACCCAGGACTTTCATCAGAGCAGTTTTCTTACAAATGTTGTTAG AAAATGAGTGGTCCTTTGACTTGCTTTATTGCGTGGCTTTCATGGTTATGGACAAGCAGTGGCTTGAGAGAAATGCTACATACATGGAGTTCAAT GATGTTTTGAAATCCACTCGAGCTCAGTTGGAGAGGGAACTGCTAATGGATGATGTCTTCCGGATTGAAGACATGCCATCTTACAGCCTTCTTTGCTGA
- the LOC109946843 gene encoding flavonoid 3',5'-methyltransferase-like — protein MRGDACSLLTWLLAFDQKERKKIEAWVALVYFQQLDESFVRLLGCTTEGKMGRDGGVRLEIAEAEAEENVEEFEREDRKHLLPINSFLAADDRIKLTLVSIRDGLTLCRRLY, from the coding sequence ATGAGAGGtgatgcttgctctctctTGACATGGTTGCTTGCCTTCGAtcagaaagagaggaagaagatagaAGCATGGGTGGCTTTAGTATATTTTCAGCAACTTGACGAAAGCTTCGTCAGGCTCCTGGGTTGCACGACAGAAGGGAAAATGGGAAGAGATGGAGGAGTAAGGCTCGaaattgcagaggcagaagcTGAGGAGAATGTGGAGGAATTTGAAAGGGAAGACAGAAAGCATTTGCTGCCAATCAACAGCTTTCTTGCCGCCGACGATCGCATCAAGTTAACTCTTGTTTCCATTAGAGATGGACTCACCCTCTGCAGGCGTCTCTATTAG
- the LOC18793505 gene encoding flavonoid 3',5'-methyltransferase, whose amino-acid sequence MGDKVEKIILKSPALLKYIFETSCFPREHEQLKQLREATVEKYQFWSLMNVPVDEGLLLSMILKLMNANKTLELGVFTGYSLLTTALAIPHDGKITAIDPDKEAYEFGLPYIQRAGVDHKINFCHSDALTVLNDLIANGKEEGSFDFAFVDANKDAYIKYHELLLKLVKVGGIIAYDNTLWFGTVVEAEENVEEFAKKGRKHLLQLNSFLAADDRIELALVSIGDGLTLCRRLY is encoded by the exons ATGGGAGACAAGGTAGAGAAGATCATCCTCAAAAGCCCGGCACTTTTAAAG TACATCTTCGAAACAAGCTGCTTCCCAAGAGAACACGAGCAATTGAAGCAACTAAGGGAAGCCACTGTCGAGAAATACCAATTTTG GAGTCTCATGAATGTGCCTGTAGATGAAGGCCTGCTTCTCTCGATGATTCTAAAGCTCATGAATGCAAACAAGACACTGGAACTTGGTGTATTCACTGGCTACTCTCTTCTTACAACTGCTCTTGCAATACCTCATGACGGcaaa ATAACGGCAATCGATCCAGATAAAGAAGCCTATGAGTTTGGATTGCCATACATTCAGAGGGCTGGGGTGGATCATAAGATTAATTTCTGTCACTCAGATGCCCTCACTGTCCTAAATGATCTCATTGCCAAT GGGAAGGAAGAAGGGAGCTTTGATTTTGCATTTGTGGACGCGAACAAGGACGCATACATCAAATATCACGAGCTGCTGCTAAAGCTTGTGAAGGTCGGAGGAATAATAGCTTATGACAACACATTGTGGTTTGGGACAGTGGTAGAAGCTGAGGAGAATGTGGAGGAATTCGCAAAGAAAGGCAGAAAGCATTTGCTGCAACTCAACAGCTTTCTTGCCGCCGACGATCGCATCGAGTTAGCTCTTGTTTCCATCGGAGATGGACTCACCCTCTGCAGGCGTCTCTATTAG